In a genomic window of Occallatibacter riparius:
- a CDS encoding MFS transporter gives MGKLPVRAVLVFWIFLLSAIAFLDRTNVSIAGPQIIREFGLDNLRMGWIISAFLIGYAASQVLAGWVAVRLGPRRALTAGVLWWGGFTLATALVPPKMRGAILVLIAVRFGLGIGEAIIYPASNQFVARWIPTRERGTVNGVIFAGVGAGAGLTPPLLVAIIASHGWRAAFWFSATVGVIAGIIWYFIARDTPEQHALVSARELSNIQAGLPEAGDKHAARTPVPWSAIFRSRTLFLLTFTYFTFGYVAWIFLGWFYMYMAQARGLNLKTSAFYTMFPFIAMTVFCLGGGVLSDWITARRGLRAGRCGVGVFSLVMTAVLLVLGSRVGSASLAAMILAAGAGVLYLCQSSFWSVSADIAGESAGVVSAVMNMGAQIGGAVTASLTPWIAQHFGWTTSFLVAAILAVAGAIAWLAVDPETKLVSAVIDNLAASKGLTQFEISRESH, from the coding sequence ATGGGCAAGTTGCCAGTCCGCGCCGTGCTGGTCTTTTGGATTTTCCTGCTCAGCGCCATTGCCTTTCTTGACCGCACGAACGTGTCCATCGCGGGACCGCAAATTATCCGCGAATTCGGGCTCGATAACCTGCGGATGGGCTGGATCATCAGCGCTTTCCTCATCGGATATGCCGCATCGCAGGTGCTCGCCGGCTGGGTGGCGGTTCGCCTCGGCCCGCGGCGCGCGCTCACCGCAGGCGTGCTGTGGTGGGGTGGATTCACGCTGGCCACCGCTTTGGTCCCCCCAAAAATGCGCGGCGCGATCCTGGTGCTGATCGCGGTCCGCTTCGGACTGGGCATCGGCGAGGCCATCATCTATCCCGCTTCCAACCAGTTCGTGGCGCGCTGGATACCCACCCGCGAGCGTGGCACGGTGAATGGAGTCATCTTTGCCGGAGTCGGTGCTGGGGCGGGACTTACTCCTCCTCTGCTCGTCGCCATCATCGCCTCGCATGGATGGCGTGCAGCCTTCTGGTTCAGTGCGACGGTCGGCGTGATCGCTGGAATCATCTGGTACTTCATCGCCCGCGACACGCCCGAACAACATGCGCTGGTTTCCGCGCGCGAACTGAGCAATATACAGGCAGGTCTTCCAGAAGCCGGAGATAAGCATGCAGCGAGAACACCCGTTCCGTGGAGCGCCATCTTCCGCAGCCGCACGTTATTTCTGCTCACCTTTACTTACTTCACCTTCGGTTACGTGGCGTGGATCTTCCTAGGTTGGTTTTACATGTACATGGCCCAGGCGCGCGGCCTGAACCTGAAGACTAGCGCGTTCTACACCATGTTCCCGTTTATCGCCATGACCGTGTTCTGTCTCGGCGGCGGTGTACTGAGCGATTGGATCACTGCGCGCCGCGGATTACGCGCCGGACGCTGCGGTGTCGGCGTGTTTTCGCTCGTAATGACAGCGGTGTTGCTGGTGCTTGGCTCACGTGTCGGGAGCGCTTCGCTTGCGGCTATGATCCTGGCCGCCGGCGCAGGCGTGTTGTATCTCTGCCAGAGCTCGTTTTGGTCGGTCTCGGCCGACATCGCAGGTGAAAGCGCTGGAGTCGTCTCCGCCGTGATGAATATGGGAGCGCAGATCGGGGGCGCAGTGACTGCGTCGCTCACTCCCTGGATCGCACAGCATTTTGGCTGGACGACTTCCTTCCTCGTCGCCGCCATACTGGCCGTCGCAGGCGCAATCGCGTGGCTCGCGGTCGATCCCGAAACGAAACTCGTCAGCGCCGTGATTGACAACCTCGCGGCATCCAAGGGGCTCACGCAATTCGAGATCAGCCGCGAATCGCATTGA
- a CDS encoding mandelate racemase/muconate lactonizing enzyme family protein, translated as MLKGTALQALGAVSAFSLPGLARAVENNSTPYQRSKLKITDVRTAQVLVHGPQTHVRIYTDQGLYGHGECTDAAVGAASLIRGWRRMLIGRDPLNVEAIWERLRTGGIFAGAQGGQYITALSGLEIAMWDLAGKALGLPVYQLLGGKFRDKVRIYCDSDMDVPIGAEADKKLPWIKEQGFTAMKIDLDDARDPARFDAVNWTASNGEIDRMVKWVSHVRESIPANMDLACDMHGRYDAPTGKKVAKALEPFRLMWLEEPVPAEDIDAMADIRHSTSTPIACGENLYMRWGYRELLEKKAVDIIQPDFQKVGGIAEAQKVANMAQAYYVPVAPHCVVSPVGVMATAHACTTYPNFLACEWHWINHLDLWKSWVKEGEIIVQGHVTPTDKPGLGVEMDEDVAKKAQIPGTPWFEPEK; from the coding sequence ATGCTGAAGGGCACTGCTCTTCAAGCACTCGGAGCAGTTTCGGCCTTTTCTCTTCCCGGCCTGGCACGAGCAGTCGAAAACAACAGCACGCCGTACCAGCGCAGCAAGCTGAAGATCACGGATGTGCGCACCGCCCAGGTGCTTGTTCATGGTCCGCAAACGCACGTGCGTATCTACACGGATCAGGGACTCTACGGCCATGGCGAGTGTACCGACGCTGCGGTTGGTGCGGCATCGCTGATCCGCGGATGGCGGCGCATGCTCATCGGGCGCGACCCGCTCAATGTCGAAGCGATCTGGGAGCGTCTTCGCACCGGAGGAATTTTCGCCGGCGCGCAGGGTGGCCAATACATCACTGCTCTTTCGGGACTGGAAATTGCCATGTGGGATCTTGCTGGTAAGGCGCTGGGACTCCCTGTCTACCAGTTGCTGGGCGGAAAATTCCGGGACAAGGTCCGCATCTATTGCGACTCCGACATGGATGTTCCGATTGGCGCCGAGGCCGACAAAAAGCTGCCGTGGATCAAGGAGCAGGGTTTCACGGCAATGAAGATCGACTTGGATGACGCCAGGGATCCTGCGCGCTTCGATGCGGTCAATTGGACTGCGAGCAACGGCGAGATCGATCGGATGGTGAAGTGGGTGTCGCACGTGCGCGAGTCCATTCCCGCCAACATGGATTTGGCCTGCGACATGCATGGCCGCTACGACGCTCCGACCGGAAAGAAAGTGGCCAAGGCGCTAGAGCCATTCCGGCTGATGTGGCTGGAAGAACCGGTTCCCGCCGAGGACATTGACGCTATGGCGGACATCCGGCATTCGACGTCCACTCCAATTGCCTGCGGCGAGAATCTTTACATGCGCTGGGGGTACAGGGAACTGCTCGAGAAGAAGGCGGTCGATATCATTCAGCCGGATTTCCAGAAAGTAGGTGGAATTGCCGAGGCGCAGAAAGTGGCCAACATGGCGCAGGCCTACTACGTGCCGGTCGCCCCACACTGTGTCGTATCGCCGGTCGGCGTTATGGCGACGGCTCACGCATGTACTACCTATCCGAACTTTCTGGCATGCGAGTGGCACTGGATCAACCATCTCGACCTGTGGAAGAGCTGGGTGAAGGAAGGCGAAATCATTGTGCAGGGGCATGTCACTCCCACGGACAAGCCTGGCCTGGGTGTGGAGATGGATGAGGACGTTGCGAAAAAGGCGCAGATTCCGGGAACACCCTGGTTCGAGCCCGAGAAGTAG
- a CDS encoding RraA family protein, producing MRRIIAGVLAGAAFLAFTPCLRAQQEFFTREDVIKYTPEWRGERFPDGRPKVPDDILDRMKNVTLEEAWATLRSAGFNHQYEDGWYSIHPDQVLVGRALTAVWMPGRPDIEKVIEEQGVQDHRKGGTNAWPVDMLQPRDVYVCDHFGLKKDGPSIGDNVGNAIYAKSGNGIVYDGAVRDINGLEELKDFTSFVRYYDPSHHFGMLATGARLNSTMVSINGPTRIGQALAMPGDVVLGRNGGVLFIPPQLAERVVKYSERTHLEDMFGHQRLREKKYTAGQIDAKWSPEIEADYHQWLKENEGHLPAPKSTIDEILNESKPPQ from the coding sequence ATGCGGAGAATCATTGCAGGCGTTCTGGCCGGGGCAGCGTTCCTGGCATTCACTCCCTGCCTCAGGGCCCAGCAGGAGTTCTTCACGCGCGAGGATGTGATCAAGTACACCCCGGAATGGCGCGGGGAGAGATTTCCTGACGGCCGGCCCAAGGTGCCCGACGACATTCTGGACCGTATGAAGAACGTCACGCTCGAAGAGGCTTGGGCAACGCTTCGCAGTGCAGGATTCAACCACCAGTATGAGGACGGCTGGTATTCCATTCACCCGGATCAGGTGCTGGTGGGCAGAGCGCTCACGGCAGTGTGGATGCCCGGGAGACCGGACATTGAAAAGGTGATCGAAGAACAGGGAGTACAGGACCATCGCAAGGGAGGAACGAACGCCTGGCCCGTCGATATGCTCCAGCCTCGTGACGTCTATGTCTGCGACCACTTCGGACTGAAGAAAGACGGGCCTTCCATTGGTGATAACGTCGGTAACGCGATCTACGCGAAGTCAGGCAATGGCATCGTCTATGACGGCGCGGTTCGTGACATTAATGGATTGGAAGAGCTGAAGGACTTCACCTCATTTGTTCGCTACTATGATCCCTCGCATCACTTCGGAATGCTTGCCACCGGCGCGCGGCTCAATTCGACCATGGTGAGCATCAATGGGCCAACGCGAATTGGGCAAGCGCTGGCAATGCCGGGAGATGTTGTGCTCGGACGGAACGGCGGGGTTCTGTTTATCCCGCCACAACTGGCGGAGCGCGTCGTGAAGTATTCGGAACGAACGCACCTCGAAGACATGTTCGGCCACCAGCGCCTGCGGGAGAAAAAGTACACCGCGGGGCAGATTGACGCGAAGTGGTCACCGGAGATCGAAGCAGATTACCACCAGTGGCTTAAAGAGAACGAGGGCCACCTGCCGGCGCCGAAGTCCACCATCGATGAAATTCTGAACGAGAGCAAACCGCCCCAGTAG